One window of Perca flavescens isolate YP-PL-M2 chromosome 15, PFLA_1.0, whole genome shotgun sequence genomic DNA carries:
- the nfil3-6 gene encoding nuclear factor, interleukin 3 regulated, member 6, giving the protein MFQDESQLMRGQADVSVLQTLDSPASPDEGGGGGGPLSFTDEAVSILGSSSLLARSLLGRSCAAKRKDSPSSSGARRKREFIPVDKKDDGYWDKRRKNNEAAKRSREKRRVNDMVLESRVLALLEENARLRAELLALKFRFGLVKDPSSATILPLTAAPPQTLSPHYYLHRGEGGLNTSSTSHPNSSRVTRDTCNMSEDSGFSTPGGSSVGSPVFFEDRLSDHGKLSPHRAEELGYELNHSPAVDVHHGPTGGKLDHAEAMKNLPHKLRFKTAGCGDTFDAAGDHVGARHSPALFPAGQDGLRDARKGLSAGESVSWLQQLEGEEPRKRTQSPQCSSYGVQLPPVHGQTEVRYKQENTHLKCQLNSLSEEVAQLKKLFTEQLMAKVN; this is encoded by the exons ATGTTTCAGGACGAGTCCCAGCTGATGAGGGGGCAGGCCGATGTGTCTGTGCTCCAGACTCTGGACTCTCCTGCGAGTCCGGAcgaaggtggaggaggaggagggcctCTGTCCTTCACAGACGAAGCCGTGTCCATCCTGGGGTCCAGCAGCCTGCTGGCCCGCTCCCTGCTGGGCCGCAGCTGCGCCGCCAAACGCAAAGACAGCCCGTCCTCCTCCGGCGCGCGCCGCAAGCGCGAGTTCATCCCCGTCGACAAGAAGGACGACGGCTACTGGGACAAGAGGCGCAAGAACAACGAGGCCGCCAAACGCTCGCGGGAGAAGCGCCGCGTTAACGACATGGTCCTGGAGAGCCGCGTGCTGGCTCTGCTGGAGGAAAACGCTCGCCTCCGGGCCGAGCTGCTGGCTCTCAAGTTCCGATTCGGCCTGGTCAAAGACCCGTCCAGCGCCACGATTCTGCCGCTCACTGCAGCCCCTCCCCAGACCCTGTCTCCGCACTATTATCTCCACAGAGGGGAGGGAGGCCTCAACACTTCCTCCACCTCGCATCCCAACAGCTCCAGGGTCACCAGGGACACCTGTAACATGTCGGAGGACTCCGGGTTCTCCACGCCAGGCGGCTCCAGCGTGGGAAGTCCGGTCTTCTTTGAGGACCGACTGAGCGACCACGGGAAGTTATCGCCGCACCGGGCGGAGGAGCTGGGCTACGAACTCAATCACTCGCCTGCTGTCGACGTCCACCACG GCCCCACCGGAGGGAAGCTGGACCATGCCGAGGCGATGAAAAATCTTCCTCACAAGCTACGCTTCAAGACGGCTGGCTGCGGGGATACATTTGACGCTGCGGGGGACCACGTCGGTGCCAGACACAGCCCGGCGCTGTTCCCGGCAGGACAGGACGGGCTGAGAGACGCCCGTAAAGGACTGAGTGCAGGCGAGAGTGTCTCCTGGCTGCAGCAGCTGGAAGGGGAGGAACCTAGGAAGAGGACACAGTCGCCGCAATGCAGCAGCTACGGCGTCCAGCTGCCACCCGTGCACGGACAAACCGAGGTCCGGTACAAGCAGGAGAACACGCACCTCAAGTGTCAGCTCAACTCTCTGAGTGAGGAGGTGGCTCAGCTCAAGAAGCTTTTCACAGAGCAGCTGATGGCCAAAGTCAACTGA